The Candidatus Mycolicibacterium alkanivorans genome contains a region encoding:
- a CDS encoding tyrosine-type recombinase/integrase gives MADYEPLPGGAPLRLLRGDARLLRADEQVWSEMLEGWRASLLARNSAVGTIRNYVRVLTDFQTVCNDYPWHWSPADVGDYVTVLHARAHERRGTTAAKSTVRGYLMVIRSFCSFLCEPRYGWAELCHKLFGEYPAQVCFEYNLPVHVSENEAEPKRRAFSRDEVQTLFDYFDNRVDELYAANKKAWLTTLRDACIAKVAYAYGVRRQELLWLQTVDFGPNPHVPQYGAFGAMYVRWGKGSRGSQAKRRTVLTVPLMGWAPEILDAWINDPECRQRMTFGAASPWLWPSERGAQLTLDSYATRFTDHRRAAGLPDGLSLHGFRRSYVTHLIEAGYDPLFVQQQVGHEQSSTTALYTQVSSDYRQKTLQRMISQRLGSADISYGKTP, from the coding sequence ATGGCTGACTACGAGCCACTCCCAGGCGGTGCTCCGCTGCGGTTGCTGCGCGGCGACGCGCGATTGCTGCGAGCCGACGAGCAGGTCTGGTCGGAGATGCTGGAGGGCTGGCGTGCGTCGCTGCTGGCACGCAATAGCGCCGTCGGCACCATCCGAAACTATGTGCGAGTGCTGACCGATTTCCAGACGGTCTGCAACGACTACCCGTGGCACTGGAGCCCCGCCGACGTGGGCGACTACGTGACCGTGCTGCACGCGCGGGCGCACGAGCGGCGCGGCACAACGGCGGCGAAGTCGACGGTGCGCGGGTATCTGATGGTCATCCGGTCGTTCTGCAGCTTCCTGTGCGAACCGCGCTACGGGTGGGCCGAACTGTGCCACAAACTGTTCGGCGAATATCCCGCGCAAGTGTGCTTCGAGTACAACCTGCCCGTCCACGTCTCGGAGAATGAGGCCGAGCCCAAGCGGCGGGCGTTCTCACGCGATGAGGTGCAAACCTTGTTCGACTACTTCGACAACCGCGTCGACGAGCTGTACGCCGCCAACAAGAAGGCGTGGCTGACGACGCTGCGCGATGCCTGCATCGCGAAGGTCGCCTACGCGTACGGTGTGCGACGACAAGAGCTGCTGTGGCTGCAGACCGTCGACTTCGGCCCGAATCCTCATGTCCCGCAATACGGTGCGTTCGGCGCCATGTACGTGCGTTGGGGCAAGGGATCGCGGGGTTCTCAAGCCAAGAGACGAACAGTCCTGACGGTGCCGTTGATGGGTTGGGCCCCTGAGATCCTGGATGCCTGGATCAACGATCCCGAGTGTCGGCAACGGATGACCTTCGGTGCGGCATCACCCTGGTTGTGGCCCTCCGAGCGCGGCGCCCAGCTGACGCTCGACTCTTATGCGACTCGGTTCACCGATCACCGCCGCGCCGCGGGACTGCCCGACGGTTTGTCACTGCACGGATTCCGGCGGTCGTATGTGACCCATCTGATCGAGGCCGGTTACGACCCGCTGTTCGTCCAGCAGCAGGTCGGGCACGAACAATCCTCGACGACGGCGCTCTACACGCAGGTGTCCTCGGACTACCGGCAGAAGACTCTGCAACGCATGATCAGCCAGCGCCTTGGATCGGCGGACATCAGCTACGGGAAGACGCCATGA
- a CDS encoding helix-turn-helix domain-containing protein → MTTQKRVDFEWNLRKLMAARNLWKSTELIPLLRSRGIVLSQPQTYRLMTGKPERINTRVFAALCDILDCSPAELFEPIVVMEARATANAPDVHPGSTARPTNQKAPGVRRVRVVEDEET, encoded by the coding sequence ATGACCACGCAGAAGCGGGTCGACTTCGAGTGGAACCTGCGCAAGCTCATGGCCGCCCGCAACCTGTGGAAATCCACCGAACTCATCCCGCTGCTGCGCTCGCGCGGAATCGTGCTCTCACAACCACAAACCTACCGGCTGATGACCGGCAAGCCTGAACGCATCAACACCCGGGTGTTCGCCGCATTGTGCGACATCCTGGACTGTTCGCCCGCGGAACTGTTCGAACCGATCGTGGTGATGGAAGCGCGGGCGACGGCGAATGCACCCGACGTGCACCCCGGATCGACGGCCAGACCCACAAACCAGAAAGCCCCGGGCGTTCGCCGGGTTCGCGTCGTCGAGGACGAGGAGACATAA
- a CDS encoding histidine phosphatase family protein, whose amino-acid sequence MRLTLRGVRQAHTAADELSRHNPVLLLSSDLKRACQTARIIAARLALPFDHTPLLRERHWGVYEGRPASEGHQAESAISPNEAVPQGESRNEVAERLHRLLPLLAPAQGPIVLVTHGDVIREGIRLWADGPDEYPLGNGCIIKMSGQQAAPQPSWTLSRNSE is encoded by the coding sequence TTGCGGTTAACCCTGCGAGGTGTTCGGCAGGCGCATACAGCGGCAGATGAGCTCAGCCGCCACAACCCTGTCCTATTGCTCAGTTCGGACCTAAAGCGGGCTTGTCAAACAGCTCGCATCATCGCAGCCCGACTAGCACTGCCGTTCGACCACACTCCCCTTCTGCGCGAGCGGCATTGGGGAGTATATGAAGGCCGACCCGCGAGCGAAGGGCATCAAGCGGAATCAGCCATAAGTCCCAACGAGGCTGTACCACAGGGTGAGTCACGAAATGAAGTCGCCGAACGACTACACCGCCTGCTGCCGCTGCTGGCCCCGGCACAGGGACCGATCGTGTTGGTCACGCACGGCGACGTCATCCGGGAAGGGATCAGATTGTGGGCAGACGGGCCAGACGAGTATCCACTCGGAAACGGTTGCATCATCAAAATGTCGGGTCAACAAGCTGCACCACAACCATCGTGGACACTGAGCAGGAACTCCGAATGA
- a CDS encoding TetR/AcrR family transcriptional regulator, with product MIGLLASGPANRTGSYNATLYVDMLHTARLNRRRRYSMGSSPVLQLLLSDNSSGDVVDTRILDAALEQFALVGIRRTSADDIARRAGVNRTTLYRRMGNKDDIVRSAIIHEIRRLLAQIEAEIGSIQDVSERIVEGMVVTVTLLRDHRVFRQSLAVDRGETLAQITLGAGEGLRVGAAFVAEQIRRGRTDLGLPAGDDVDTLAAILVRLVHSLVVIPDGPPDLTSPEQLRTFARTMILPLITGR from the coding sequence TTGATCGGCCTCCTCGCGTCTGGTCCGGCCAACCGCACCGGGAGCTACAATGCCACACTATATGTGGATATGTTGCATACGGCTAGACTGAATCGGAGGAGGCGGTACTCGATGGGTTCTTCCCCGGTGTTGCAACTGCTGCTGAGCGACAACAGCTCCGGCGATGTGGTGGACACCCGCATACTCGACGCGGCACTCGAACAGTTCGCCCTGGTCGGAATCAGACGCACCTCAGCCGACGACATAGCCCGCCGCGCCGGGGTGAACCGCACGACCCTCTACCGCAGAATGGGCAACAAGGACGACATCGTGCGATCCGCGATCATCCACGAGATTCGCCGACTACTCGCCCAGATCGAGGCCGAAATCGGAAGCATCCAGGACGTTTCCGAACGCATCGTGGAGGGCATGGTGGTGACTGTGACGCTGCTGCGCGACCATCGAGTGTTTCGTCAAAGCCTCGCCGTAGACCGAGGCGAAACCTTGGCGCAGATCACCCTCGGCGCTGGCGAAGGCTTACGTGTTGGTGCCGCGTTCGTCGCCGAACAAATTCGCCGCGGCAGAACCGATCTCGGACTACCGGCAGGCGATGACGTCGATACCCTCGCGGCCATCCTCGTCCGCCTAGTCCATTCGCTAGTGGTGATCCCCGACGGACCACCCGATCTCACTAGTCCCGAACAACTCCGCACCTTCGCCCGAACGATGATCCTTCCCCTCATCACCGGGCGTTGA
- a CDS encoding tyrosine-type recombinase/integrase, which translates to MARPKPLPDPTKYTPCQRCNQAYPTVAWWQGQPICNYCYLAGKRTTGRCVRCRHVGICPGRTPTGELLCRKCSGIRLNVDCVQCGDEAELYRAGHCWRCELGAQVDQLLTHPATGTINVQLEPLASALKSMSRPNSGVTWLRNQQVRSILRQLAQSPTIDQSLLEGLPPSRHTSHIRALLAQHGVTDAKVDYRDRFDTWSLDKIAEVNDPASQRVLRSYLRWHLAHKLHDACSEGRFLASKQAVTVAVSFFNWLAAQSIPFTEVSQTDVDRYIAEGPETRRLLTRFLPWAIKSYRLTKLEITPHRRDTTREKTVDEQIEQLQNLFAHPDMNAQDRLMAALILVFGQPTHKVVALQWKDITIRDGAQAITLGKHPVILEPPLDELVVAVSQSVANRQTAANAVTPWVFPGYRPGSHLNANHVRIRLKKLGFPSLSTRIGTWQTITQTTPPPVLADALGLNPQTAIRHARRGSGQYGAYVADRIHAET; encoded by the coding sequence TTGGCCCGCCCAAAACCACTCCCCGACCCCACCAAGTACACCCCGTGCCAGCGCTGCAACCAGGCCTACCCGACCGTGGCGTGGTGGCAAGGCCAGCCGATCTGCAACTACTGCTACCTGGCCGGTAAACGCACCACCGGCCGCTGCGTCCGCTGCCGGCACGTCGGGATCTGTCCGGGCCGCACCCCCACCGGAGAGCTCTTGTGCCGCAAGTGCAGCGGCATCCGCCTCAACGTGGACTGCGTCCAATGCGGCGATGAAGCCGAACTCTACCGCGCCGGCCATTGCTGGCGGTGTGAACTCGGCGCCCAAGTCGACCAACTCCTCACCCACCCCGCGACCGGCACGATCAACGTTCAGCTCGAACCCCTGGCCTCGGCCCTGAAATCGATGTCGCGACCCAACAGCGGAGTGACGTGGTTGCGCAACCAGCAGGTGCGTTCCATCCTGCGCCAGCTCGCGCAGAGCCCCACCATCGACCAATCACTGCTGGAGGGCCTTCCTCCATCGCGGCACACCAGCCACATCCGCGCACTGCTCGCCCAACACGGCGTCACCGACGCCAAGGTCGACTACCGCGACAGGTTCGACACCTGGTCGCTGGACAAGATCGCCGAGGTCAACGACCCGGCATCCCAACGTGTTCTCCGCAGCTACCTGCGCTGGCACCTCGCCCACAAGCTGCACGACGCGTGCAGCGAAGGCCGATTCCTCGCCAGCAAGCAAGCCGTCACCGTCGCGGTCAGTTTTTTCAATTGGCTTGCGGCACAATCTATCCCATTCACCGAAGTCTCGCAGACCGATGTCGACCGCTATATTGCCGAGGGACCCGAGACGCGGCGTCTGCTGACCCGATTCCTACCCTGGGCGATCAAGAGCTATCGGCTGACGAAGTTGGAGATCACGCCTCATCGGCGAGACACCACCCGGGAAAAGACCGTTGACGAGCAGATCGAGCAACTGCAGAATCTGTTCGCTCACCCCGACATGAACGCCCAGGATCGGCTGATGGCCGCCCTCATCCTCGTCTTTGGGCAACCGACCCATAAAGTCGTTGCGCTGCAATGGAAAGACATCACCATCCGCGACGGTGCTCAGGCCATCACCCTGGGCAAGCACCCGGTGATCCTCGAACCCCCACTCGACGAACTCGTCGTCGCGGTCAGCCAATCCGTTGCCAATCGGCAAACCGCCGCCAACGCCGTCACCCCGTGGGTGTTCCCTGGCTATCGACCCGGAAGCCACCTCAACGCCAACCACGTCCGGATCCGGCTGAAAAAGCTCGGATTTCCCTCGCTCTCCACGCGCATTGGCACCTGGCAGACCATCACCCAGACCACCCCGCCACCGGTGCTGGCCGATGCGCTCGGCCTGAACCCGCAAACGGCGATCCGCCACGCCCGCCGCGGATCCGGCCAATACGGCGCCTACGTCGCCGACCGCATTCACGCAGAGACATAA
- a CDS encoding AzlC family ABC transporter permease, translated as MDTEQELRMTESDDERTSDRTSRRRALRTGAIAMLPVLIGIAPFAAVAGLAGTHNGFTIVETAAFSLFAYAGAAQIAAVDLIGNGAATSVVITTALIINLRFIVYSASLAPMFVGASVRTRTLGSYLLVDHAVALTVTRTKNLPLRDTVAFIDRPPRVWSGQPHRELQCHTICGYVAYG; from the coding sequence GTGGACACTGAGCAGGAACTCCGAATGACCGAATCGGATGACGAGCGGACCTCAGACCGAACATCGAGGCGTCGCGCGCTGCGTACCGGGGCCATCGCCATGCTCCCAGTCCTCATCGGGATAGCCCCCTTCGCCGCCGTCGCTGGTCTCGCCGGCACCCACAATGGGTTCACTATCGTTGAGACAGCGGCATTTTCGCTCTTCGCCTACGCAGGTGCGGCACAGATCGCGGCAGTGGATCTGATCGGCAACGGCGCGGCGACAAGTGTCGTGATCACCACGGCTCTCATCATCAACCTTCGCTTTATCGTCTATTCGGCCAGCCTCGCACCAATGTTCGTGGGTGCCAGTGTTAGGACGCGCACCCTGGGTTCCTATTTGCTTGTCGATCATGCTGTCGCGCTCACCGTGACCCGCACCAAAAACCTGCCGTTACGCGACACGGTCGCGTTCATTGATCGGCCTCCTCGCGTCTGGTCCGGCCAACCGCACCGGGAGCTACAATGCCACACTATATGTGGATATGTTGCATACGGCTAG